From the genome of Kaistella daneshvariae, one region includes:
- a CDS encoding glycosyltransferase, with translation MKILHYINNLGSGGAEKLLTDILPAMKDRGLQVELMISNSDVNVEKYGRLLDANNIKIIDLQKSFYNPLQISQIVRYVNKNKFDIVHAHLFPTQYWLSFASLFFKSKVKLVKTEHSVFNERKDYRILRPLEKFIYSQYDQLIGITAEVKSNLETWLNRKDIVTIHNGVNIEQIKEERSAIDKKEYEFISGDYFNILMVGRFDGSQKDQQTLVRSLQFLPGNFKIYFAGEGQYKAEIKKMVDLEGVADRVIFLGLRQDIYKLMHLVDLNVLSTNHEGLSGVVLESLASGQVFLGSDVVGVKEIVPDPRFLFTKGNAEQLAEKLLAIANDQDHRREMIETALDYVTRFDISYMVDNYIKVYESLQN, from the coding sequence ATGAAAATACTGCATTATATAAATAATTTGGGATCAGGCGGTGCCGAAAAACTCCTTACGGATATTCTTCCTGCAATGAAAGATAGGGGATTGCAAGTGGAATTAATGATCTCTAATTCTGACGTAAATGTTGAAAAATATGGTAGGCTACTGGATGCGAATAATATCAAAATTATAGACCTTCAGAAGTCATTTTATAATCCGTTGCAGATCAGTCAGATAGTGCGGTACGTCAATAAAAATAAATTTGATATCGTTCATGCGCATCTTTTTCCGACGCAGTATTGGCTTTCCTTCGCCTCTCTTTTTTTTAAATCAAAAGTAAAATTGGTTAAAACAGAACATAGTGTTTTTAATGAAAGGAAAGACTACAGGATACTGCGACCACTTGAGAAATTCATCTATAGCCAATATGATCAACTTATTGGTATTACAGCTGAAGTGAAATCAAATTTGGAAACATGGCTAAATAGAAAAGATATTGTAACGATTCATAATGGGGTTAATATTGAACAAATAAAAGAAGAACGAAGTGCGATTGATAAAAAAGAATATGAATTCATAAGTGGTGATTATTTTAACATTCTAATGGTTGGTAGATTTGATGGTTCGCAAAAAGATCAACAAACTTTAGTAAGATCACTTCAATTCCTACCCGGAAATTTTAAAATATACTTTGCTGGAGAGGGTCAGTACAAAGCGGAAATAAAAAAAATGGTTGATCTGGAAGGAGTTGCGGACAGGGTTATTTTCTTAGGATTAAGACAGGATATTTATAAATTAATGCATTTGGTTGATTTAAATGTTTTGAGTACCAATCACGAAGGTCTTTCAGGAGTTGTGTTAGAATCATTGGCCTCCGGTCAAGTGTTTTTAGGTTCTGATGTTGTTGGTGTCAAAGAGATTGTGCCCGATCCCCGTTTCTTATTTACCAAAGGAAATGCAGAGCAACTTGCAGAAAAGTTATTGGCAATCGCAAATGATCAAGATCATAGAAGAGAAATGATTGAAACAGCATTAGATTATGTAACTAGATTTGATATCAGTTATATGGTAGATAATTATATAAAAGTGTACGAATCGTTACAGAATTAA
- a CDS encoding phenylacetate--CoA ligase family protein, protein MKDQLYRLFPVYLQELLISIFNYQAYKIRYGQKYQKYRKVFLENRTLSLQALQKTQADRFNRFLKSSIENTTYYKDYAQVELAQIHQLPILSKESLRQKSSDFFTVSKKEGVVSKTGGTTGKSLEILFTPENMQERFAMLDDFRSRFGYELGKKTAWFSGKSLLTDRDLEQNRFWKTDHWHKVRYYSTFHISDKYLKYYVVDLIKYQPEYLVGFPSTILEIAKYGAQNGYQFPENTIKAIFPTAESINEDMRSIIESFFKTKMYNQYASSEGAPFIFECSEGRLHLELQSGVFEVLDERDQPTTSGRLVVTSFTTEGTPLIRYDIGDSITLEDEEKYCICGNNNPLVKEILGRIDDFVYSPENGKINLGNVSNTLKDTHGIKKFQVIQEELNKIKILLIIDPAVYSEKLNVLFYTIGAIG, encoded by the coding sequence ATGAAAGATCAATTGTACCGCCTCTTTCCTGTGTACTTGCAGGAACTACTAATTTCCATCTTTAACTACCAAGCCTATAAAATAAGATACGGACAGAAGTACCAAAAATACCGTAAGGTTTTTTTGGAAAACAGAACGCTTTCTCTTCAGGCTTTACAAAAAACACAGGCAGACCGGTTTAACCGGTTTTTAAAATCATCCATAGAAAACACGACCTATTATAAAGATTATGCTCAGGTTGAACTTGCGCAGATCCATCAACTGCCTATTCTTTCCAAAGAATCCTTAAGACAAAAGAGCAGCGATTTTTTTACCGTTTCTAAAAAAGAAGGAGTGGTTTCAAAAACGGGTGGCACTACAGGTAAGTCATTAGAGATTCTGTTTACCCCAGAAAATATGCAGGAACGTTTTGCTATGCTGGATGATTTTCGGTCCAGGTTCGGATATGAACTGGGCAAGAAGACCGCTTGGTTTAGTGGCAAGAGTTTGCTTACAGATCGGGATTTGGAACAGAACAGATTTTGGAAAACGGATCACTGGCACAAGGTGAGGTATTATTCAACCTTTCATATCAGTGATAAATATCTTAAATATTATGTAGTAGATTTAATAAAATATCAGCCGGAGTATTTAGTAGGTTTTCCATCCACCATTCTTGAAATTGCGAAATACGGGGCTCAAAATGGGTATCAGTTTCCGGAAAATACAATTAAAGCTATTTTTCCCACAGCGGAATCCATCAATGAAGACATGCGGAGCATTATTGAAAGCTTCTTTAAAACAAAAATGTATAACCAATATGCTTCCTCGGAAGGAGCACCCTTTATTTTTGAATGTTCCGAAGGGAGATTACACTTAGAATTGCAGAGCGGAGTCTTCGAAGTTTTAGATGAGCGGGATCAACCAACTACATCCGGAAGGCTGGTCGTGACATCGTTCACCACTGAGGGCACGCCGTTAATCCGTTATGATATTGGAGATTCCATTACGCTGGAAGATGAGGAAAAGTACTGTATTTGCGGCAATAACAATCCGCTCGTGAAAGAAATTTTAGGGCGTATTGATGATTTTGTTTATTCCCCCGAAAACGGGAAAATTAATTTGGGTAACGTTTCCAACACGCTTAAAGATACGCACGGTATTAAAAAGTTTCAGGTCATTCAGGAGGAATTAAATAAAATTAAAATCCTACTTATTATTGATCCCGCGGTTTATTCTGAAAAACTGAACGTACTTTTCTACACAATTGGCGCGATAGGGTAG
- a CDS encoding LbetaH domain-containing protein: protein MRRIIALILFFPHLMLFFFSKKRDVIIADLYSRSEEKPQQFSSVLSDLAVRLFNDRYFRTLFYFRTSGGGAKFLRIFYPREKYLIIDIQTKLGKGVQLAHPYSTILNAESIGDNLYVNHLVTVGEKNGQKPVIGNNVQLHANCCVIGGVKVGDNAIIGAGAVVVNDVPSGCFAVGNPARIIHR, encoded by the coding sequence ATGCGTAGAATAATAGCTCTTATTTTATTTTTTCCACATTTGATGCTGTTTTTCTTTTCTAAAAAGAGAGACGTCATCATTGCGGATTTGTATTCAAGATCTGAAGAAAAACCGCAGCAATTTTCATCTGTTCTATCGGACTTAGCAGTGAGATTATTTAATGATCGCTACTTTAGAACTTTATTTTATTTCAGAACGTCAGGGGGGGGTGCTAAATTCTTGAGAATTTTTTATCCCCGTGAGAAATATTTAATAATTGACATTCAAACAAAGCTGGGAAAAGGAGTACAATTGGCCCATCCTTATTCAACCATATTAAACGCAGAAAGCATAGGTGATAACTTGTATGTTAATCACTTGGTAACGGTTGGTGAAAAGAATGGTCAGAAACCTGTAATCGGAAATAATGTACAGTTGCATGCAAATTGCTGTGTGATTGGAGGTGTAAAAGTAGGTGATAATGCCATCATCGGTGCTGGCGCCGTTGTTGTGAATGATGTGCCTTCTGGCTGCTTTGCAGTTGGTAACCCTGCAAGAATAATTCATAGGTAA
- a CDS encoding glycosyltransferase family 2 protein yields the protein MKKITVFTPTYNRAHLLPRLYKSLCRQTSKDFLWLVIDDGSSDGTEQLIQKWQAENRIEIQYHYKENGGMHTGHNAAYKIIVTELNLCIDSDDYMPENGIAVILEAWDKVENKDDVSGIVGLDATANGVVIGSRMPQNVGEGSYHDLYTRYKAMGDKKFVLKTKELKKYPLYPEYENEKLVPLGILYIMMGDEKPFFFLDDVICIVEYQEGGSSNTILKQYFQSPKGFAYARKIRLKHTSSAKDILKNCLHLSSLFFITHDFKILHENNKFKFLTILLLPVGFVFYKYLQLKK from the coding sequence ATGAAAAAAATCACCGTTTTTACTCCAACGTATAATAGGGCACACCTCCTACCGCGACTCTATAAGAGTTTATGCCGCCAGACTTCGAAAGATTTTTTATGGCTCGTAATTGACGATGGTTCGTCTGACGGTACCGAACAACTCATCCAAAAGTGGCAAGCTGAGAACAGAATTGAAATTCAATACCATTACAAAGAGAACGGAGGCATGCATACGGGCCATAATGCGGCTTACAAAATAATTGTTACAGAACTGAATCTATGTATTGATTCTGATGACTACATGCCGGAAAATGGCATTGCTGTCATTCTTGAAGCATGGGATAAGGTTGAAAATAAAGATGATGTTTCGGGAATTGTGGGATTGGACGCTACCGCTAATGGTGTGGTCATTGGCAGCAGGATGCCTCAAAATGTCGGTGAAGGTTCTTATCATGACCTCTACACCAGATATAAAGCAATGGGAGACAAGAAGTTTGTGCTTAAAACAAAAGAGCTGAAAAAGTACCCCCTTTATCCGGAATACGAAAATGAAAAATTGGTACCACTTGGTATTTTATATATAATGATGGGCGACGAAAAACCGTTCTTTTTTTTAGATGACGTGATCTGCATTGTTGAGTACCAAGAGGGCGGTTCCTCGAATACCATCCTTAAACAATATTTTCAATCTCCAAAAGGTTTTGCATATGCCAGAAAAATCAGATTAAAACATACTTCATCTGCGAAAGATATTCTCAAGAATTGCCTGCATCTTTCGTCTCTGTTTTTCATTACCCATGATTTTAAAATCCTTCATGAGAATAATAAATTTAAATTTTTGACCATTTTACTGTTGCCGGTTGGTTTTGTGTTCTATAAATACCTTCAATTAAAAAAATGA
- a CDS encoding EpsG family protein: MFDFIPVEIYTSLQYFIILFLVLLILLYSFSADLSNPASLQAFSSWGVLFVIFFTLYIGQRQVSFYFGDTVNYNRAYNALLRGKEFIITKDYLFNYLMVFCSKIMSVRSFFQVVDILYIVPVVLFCRKYFGNYWFFAFVMFVGSFSFWTYGTNGLRNGLGTALFILALYFYDKKVWMYICLVMSYFMHASLIIPIAALIVSGLYKNPKIYFYLWLAAIPLSLVGGSAWSSFFANIGFAEDRTGGYLTGGSDEYNDQFSRTGFRFDFLLYSAAPVFAGWYFIFKKKIIDPFYIHLFGIYCMANAFWILVITAAFSNRFAYLSWFLMPAVIAYPMFRYKIWENQDRRFAIILFLYFMFTFFMNVIK, encoded by the coding sequence ATGTTCGATTTTATACCCGTTGAAATTTATACCAGTCTGCAATATTTCATCATTTTGTTTTTGGTGTTGCTGATATTGCTCTATTCTTTTTCTGCAGATCTAAGCAATCCTGCATCCCTTCAGGCTTTTAGTTCCTGGGGAGTTCTTTTTGTGATTTTTTTCACATTGTATATTGGACAAAGGCAGGTAAGTTTCTATTTTGGAGATACTGTTAATTATAATAGAGCCTACAATGCATTGCTGAGAGGCAAGGAATTTATTATAACGAAGGATTATCTTTTTAATTATTTGATGGTCTTCTGCAGTAAAATTATGTCCGTTCGCAGTTTTTTTCAAGTCGTCGATATTTTGTATATCGTACCTGTCGTCTTATTTTGCAGAAAATATTTCGGAAATTACTGGTTTTTTGCCTTCGTGATGTTTGTGGGTTCCTTTTCCTTCTGGACTTATGGTACAAATGGGCTTCGAAATGGATTAGGCACGGCGCTCTTTATTTTAGCTTTATATTTTTATGACAAAAAAGTGTGGATGTATATCTGTCTTGTAATGTCTTATTTTATGCATGCTTCCCTTATCATCCCCATAGCCGCGCTCATCGTTTCAGGTCTTTATAAAAATCCCAAAATCTATTTTTATTTATGGCTCGCTGCGATCCCATTATCTCTGGTCGGGGGTAGTGCCTGGTCCTCATTTTTCGCCAATATTGGGTTTGCAGAAGATCGGACGGGCGGGTATTTAACCGGCGGGTCCGATGAATATAATGACCAATTTTCGCGAACAGGATTTAGATTTGATTTTTTACTCTACAGTGCCGCGCCAGTATTTGCTGGTTGGTATTTTATTTTTAAGAAAAAAATTATTGATCCTTTTTATATTCATCTGTTTGGTATTTATTGTATGGCAAATGCTTTTTGGATTTTGGTCATTACGGCGGCTTTCAGCAACCGATTTGCGTACCTTTCCTGGTTTTTAATGCCGGCTGTAATTGCCTATCCGATGTTTCGTTATAAAATTTGGGAGAACCAGGACCGGCGTTTTGCCATCATTTTATTTCTGTATTTTATGTTTACCTTTTTTATGAATGTTATCAAATAA